One genomic region from Pirellulales bacterium encodes:
- a CDS encoding sugar phosphate isomerase/epimerase produces the protein MQLGFVTAILPDLGFADVLKFAAEEQFDCVEVMCWPVGKAERKFAGVTHIDASEFTQAEADDVNALCQKHGVAMSGLGYYPNILSADAEEGRVATAHLKKVISAARLLGLSNVNTFIGADHRRNADENFELFRKTWPDLIKFAEDHDMRIGIENCPMLFTWDEWPAGKNMAYSPAVWRRMFEAIPSRHFGLNYDPSHMVLQMMDYLRPIYEFRDRLFHTHAKDMKIDRQKLDDRGILGLGWSTPKIPGLGSIDWAAWISSLTDVGYRGPVSIEVEDDSFRDSLEARKRSLRISRNVLRPLIG, from the coding sequence ATGCAACTCGGCTTCGTGACCGCCATTTTGCCCGACTTGGGCTTCGCCGACGTTTTGAAGTTCGCGGCCGAGGAGCAATTTGATTGCGTCGAGGTCATGTGCTGGCCGGTCGGCAAAGCTGAACGGAAATTCGCCGGCGTCACGCACATCGACGCGAGCGAGTTCACCCAGGCCGAGGCCGACGATGTAAACGCCCTGTGCCAGAAGCACGGCGTGGCCATGTCGGGCCTCGGCTACTACCCAAACATCTTGTCGGCCGATGCCGAGGAAGGGCGCGTCGCCACGGCGCACTTGAAGAAGGTGATTTCTGCGGCACGGCTGCTGGGGCTGTCGAACGTCAACACGTTCATCGGCGCCGATCATCGCCGCAACGCCGACGAGAATTTCGAGCTGTTCCGCAAAACGTGGCCGGATCTGATCAAGTTCGCCGAAGATCACGACATGCGGATCGGCATCGAGAATTGCCCGATGCTGTTCACCTGGGACGAGTGGCCGGCCGGCAAGAACATGGCGTATTCGCCAGCCGTGTGGCGGAGGATGTTCGAAGCGATCCCCTCGCGGCACTTCGGGCTGAATTACGATCCATCGCATATGGTTTTGCAGATGATGGACTATCTACGGCCGATCTACGAGTTCCGCGATCGGCTGTTCCACACGCACGCCAAGGATATGAAAATCGACCGCCAGAAGCTCGACGACCGCGGAATCCTCGGCCTGGGGTGGAGCACCCCGAAGATTCCCGGCCTCGGCTCGATCGACTGGGCGGCCTGGATTTCGTCGCTTACCGACGTCGGCTACCGCGGCCCGGTCTCGATCGAGGTGGAGGACGACTCGTTTCGCGATTCGCTGGAAGCGCGTAAACGGTCGCTGCGGATTTCGAGGAACGTGCTGCGGCCGCTCATCGGCTGA
- a CDS encoding DUF2752 domain-containing protein, whose amino-acid sequence MAGLILVGLLAVAAGLQPSPTGLGTHEQLGLPPCTFRWLFGMRCPSCGMTTSWSHAVRGELTAALAANVGGALLAFGSIVAAPWCVVSAAAGRWLVRPPRERVLAAAALFVAAVTLVDWIYRVTTG is encoded by the coding sequence ATGGCCGGCCTGATCCTGGTCGGGCTATTGGCCGTGGCCGCAGGTTTGCAGCCGAGTCCGACGGGACTGGGAACGCACGAGCAGTTGGGTTTACCCCCCTGCACCTTTCGATGGCTTTTCGGCATGCGTTGTCCATCTTGCGGAATGACTACGTCGTGGTCGCACGCGGTGCGCGGCGAATTGACTGCTGCGCTGGCGGCCAACGTGGGCGGTGCGCTGTTGGCGTTCGGTTCGATCGTGGCGGCGCCGTGGTGCGTCGTCTCGGCCGCGGCCGGCCGATGGCTGGTGCGCCCGCCGCGCGAGCGGGTGTTGGCGGCCGCTGCGCTTTTCGTCGCGGCCGTTACGCTCGTGGATTGGATTTACCGAGTTACCACCGGGTAG
- a CDS encoding transglutaminase family protein, whose protein sequence is MNYQISHTTTYEYHEVVATCQNVVHLTPRAVPRQTCHQHRLVVKPSPTGINRRTDYFGNPVAFFSISEGHRKLSITSMSRVEVRPTSLMATTDSPPWESVRDALPADRGAHAVNNYQFCFDSPHVTRSDELAAYAASSFGAGRPILEGALELTARIHKDFTYDPQATTVHTPIAEVFAHRRGVCQDLAHVQVGCLRSLGLAARYVSGYLRTIPPPGRPRLTGADASHAWVGVYCGPLGWIDFDPTNDALVDTHHITISWGRDYADVCPINGVFVGGGQHVMTVSADVEPLDSEGLAQPASARRDGIK, encoded by the coding sequence ATGAACTACCAGATCAGTCATACCACGACGTACGAGTACCACGAAGTGGTGGCCACGTGCCAGAACGTCGTACACTTGACGCCCCGCGCCGTACCGCGGCAAACCTGCCATCAGCATCGCCTGGTGGTGAAGCCGTCGCCCACGGGGATCAATCGGCGCACCGATTATTTCGGCAACCCGGTCGCGTTTTTCTCGATCAGCGAGGGGCATCGCAAATTGAGCATTACGTCGATGAGCCGCGTCGAGGTGCGTCCCACTTCCCTGATGGCGACCACGGATTCGCCGCCTTGGGAGAGCGTTCGCGACGCGTTGCCGGCCGACCGCGGCGCGCACGCCGTGAACAACTATCAGTTCTGTTTCGATTCGCCCCACGTGACCCGCAGCGATGAACTCGCCGCCTACGCGGCCTCCTCGTTCGGTGCCGGTCGGCCGATCCTTGAAGGCGCGCTCGAGCTGACGGCGCGCATCCACAAGGACTTCACCTACGACCCGCAGGCCACCACGGTACACACGCCGATTGCCGAGGTATTCGCGCATCGCCGCGGCGTGTGCCAGGACCTGGCGCACGTGCAAGTCGGCTGCTTGCGATCGCTCGGTCTGGCTGCGCGTTACGTAAGCGGTTACTTGCGAACCATTCCGCCGCCCGGCCGGCCGCGCTTGACGGGCGCCGACGCTTCGCACGCCTGGGTCGGCGTGTATTGCGGGCCGCTCGGCTGGATCGATTTCGATCCGACGAACGACGCGCTCGTGGACACGCATCACATCACGATCTCTTGGGGCCGGGACTACGCCGACGTATGCCCGATCAATGGCGTCTTCGTGGGCGGAGGGCAGCACGTGATGACGGTTTCGGCCGACGTCGAGCCGCTTGATAGCGAGGGACTGGCGCAACCCGCTAGCGCCCGCCGCGATGGCATAAAATGA
- the metH gene encoding methionine synthase produces the protein MAIANQPHTRELLEQLLGDRILVLDGAMGTMIQQLKLEEQDFRGEQFADHPFPALKGCNDLLSITRPDAIEHIHKLYLEAGADIIETNTFNANSISMEDYGLQQYVRDINLAAIACARRAVDEMNARTPDRPRFVAGSIGPTKAQLSVAGNVDDPAYRPTTFAQMVDMYYEQVAALVEGGVDILLPETAFDTLVLKACLFAIDKYFVDHDVRLPVMASMTIFQGGRTLSAQTIEAAWTSISHADLMSVGINCALGPEQLRPYLEELSQIAPVYVSCYPNAGLPNAFGGFDETPEQMARTLADYAANGWLNLVGGCCGSTPPHIRAIAEAVRGRAPRRRPKLQALTRFSGLEPLALRADSNFTMIGERTNVTGSKKFARMVLAGQFEDAVAVARGQVEGGANILDVNMDEAMLDGEAAMTRFLNLIAADHEVSRIPIMVDSSKWSVIEAGLRCVQGKGIVNSISLKEGEEPFLEHARLAHRYGAAVVVMAFDEKGQATSKEDKVRICQRAYKLLTEKVGFSPTDIIFDPNILTVATGIEEHNRYAINFIEATREIKELCPGAKVSGGVSNISFSFRGNEPVREAMHAAFLYHAIRAGMDMGIVNAGQLAVYEDIPPELLTRVEDVLFDRRPDATERLIEFAESVKQGGAKRTGADLSWREADVNERLSHALVRGIADYIEADVEEARQLYSSCLEIIEGPMMAGMQIVGDLFGQGKMFLPQVVKSARVMKRAVAYLMPFMEEEKARTGKVGQARGKILMATVKGDVHDIGKNIVGVVLGCNNYQVIDLGVMVPCEQILETAVKERVDLIGLSGLITPSLDEMVHVAREMQRQNIQTPLLIGGATTSAKHTAVKIAPTYERPTIHVLDASRSVGVVEQLLNPKSRDQFDKRNRAEQAQLVESYQRRQQVHLVSYEDARRQPFVTDWKKVRIDTPSFLGVRVLQDVPLADLVPFIDWSPFFQAWELRGKYPKIFDDATVGMAARELFDDAQQLLHRIVDEHLLVARGVYGFWPAASLGDDIVVYASDQRDREIARFHTLRQQWERKGQKAFYALSDFVAPVESGRKDYIGAFAVTAGLGTDELVQRFEAAQDDHSAILVKSLADRLAEAFAEMLHQRARRDWGFGGEENLSNDELIDEKYRGIRPAPGYPACPDHTEKRTLFDLLSAERNAQVTLTENFAMFPAASVSGLYFGHPEARYFAVDRITREQAEDYARRKGMTLAEVERWLAPNLGYEPG, from the coding sequence ATGGCTATCGCCAATCAACCGCACACCCGGGAACTGCTCGAACAATTGCTGGGGGATCGGATCCTCGTGCTTGACGGCGCGATGGGGACGATGATCCAGCAGTTGAAGCTTGAAGAGCAGGATTTCCGCGGCGAGCAATTCGCCGATCACCCGTTCCCGGCTCTGAAAGGTTGCAACGACCTGTTGTCGATCACCCGGCCCGACGCGATCGAACACATTCACAAGCTGTATTTAGAGGCGGGCGCGGACATCATCGAGACCAACACGTTCAACGCCAATTCGATCTCGATGGAAGATTACGGCTTGCAGCAGTACGTCCGCGATATCAACCTGGCGGCCATCGCCTGTGCCCGCCGCGCGGTCGACGAGATGAACGCCCGCACGCCGGATCGGCCACGGTTCGTGGCGGGCTCGATCGGCCCGACCAAGGCGCAGCTTTCGGTGGCCGGCAACGTCGACGACCCGGCCTATCGGCCCACGACCTTCGCACAGATGGTCGACATGTATTACGAGCAGGTGGCGGCGCTCGTCGAGGGCGGGGTCGACATCCTGCTGCCCGAGACGGCGTTCGACACGCTCGTGCTGAAGGCGTGCCTGTTCGCGATCGACAAGTATTTTGTCGACCACGACGTGCGTCTGCCGGTGATGGCCTCGATGACCATTTTCCAGGGTGGCCGCACCCTTTCGGCGCAAACGATCGAAGCCGCTTGGACGTCGATCTCGCATGCCGACCTGATGAGCGTGGGAATCAATTGCGCATTGGGACCCGAGCAACTGCGGCCGTACCTGGAAGAGCTATCGCAAATCGCGCCCGTGTACGTCAGCTGCTATCCGAACGCCGGCTTGCCGAATGCTTTTGGCGGCTTTGACGAAACGCCGGAGCAGATGGCGCGCACCCTGGCGGACTATGCCGCCAACGGTTGGTTGAACCTGGTCGGGGGCTGCTGCGGATCGACGCCTCCGCACATTCGCGCGATCGCCGAGGCTGTGCGTGGCCGTGCGCCGCGCCGGCGGCCCAAGCTTCAGGCCCTGACGCGATTCAGCGGCCTCGAGCCTCTCGCGTTACGCGCGGACAGCAACTTCACCATGATTGGCGAACGGACGAACGTCACGGGCTCGAAGAAGTTTGCCCGCATGGTCCTGGCCGGGCAGTTCGAGGACGCGGTGGCCGTGGCCCGCGGCCAGGTCGAGGGCGGGGCAAATATCCTCGACGTCAACATGGACGAAGCGATGCTCGACGGCGAGGCGGCGATGACGCGGTTCTTGAACTTGATCGCCGCCGATCACGAAGTATCGCGCATCCCGATCATGGTCGACAGTTCGAAGTGGTCGGTCATCGAAGCCGGCTTGCGCTGCGTGCAAGGCAAGGGGATCGTCAATTCGATCAGCTTGAAAGAGGGCGAAGAGCCGTTCCTCGAGCACGCCCGGCTGGCTCATCGCTACGGCGCCGCCGTAGTGGTCATGGCCTTCGACGAGAAAGGCCAGGCCACGAGCAAGGAAGATAAGGTTCGCATCTGTCAGCGGGCCTACAAGCTGTTGACCGAGAAGGTAGGATTCTCTCCCACCGACATTATCTTCGATCCGAACATTCTCACCGTGGCGACCGGCATCGAGGAGCACAATCGCTACGCGATCAACTTCATCGAGGCCACGCGCGAGATCAAAGAGCTCTGCCCCGGCGCGAAGGTTTCGGGCGGCGTGAGCAATATTTCCTTTTCGTTCCGCGGCAATGAGCCGGTGCGCGAGGCCATGCACGCGGCCTTCTTGTACCACGCCATCCGCGCCGGCATGGACATGGGCATCGTCAACGCCGGGCAATTGGCCGTGTACGAGGACATCCCGCCCGAACTGCTCACGCGGGTCGAGGACGTGCTGTTCGACCGCCGCCCCGACGCCACCGAGCGGCTGATCGAATTTGCCGAGAGTGTCAAGCAAGGTGGCGCGAAGCGCACCGGCGCCGACCTGTCCTGGCGCGAAGCGGACGTGAACGAGCGGCTGTCGCATGCGCTCGTGCGGGGCATCGCCGACTACATCGAGGCCGACGTTGAAGAGGCCCGGCAGCTTTATTCGAGCTGTCTGGAAATCATCGAAGGGCCGATGATGGCCGGCATGCAGATCGTGGGCGACCTGTTCGGACAAGGCAAGATGTTTCTGCCGCAGGTCGTGAAAAGCGCCCGTGTCATGAAGCGGGCCGTGGCTTATCTGATGCCGTTCATGGAAGAAGAAAAGGCGCGCACGGGAAAAGTCGGTCAGGCACGCGGCAAGATCCTCATGGCCACGGTCAAGGGAGATGTGCATGACATCGGCAAGAACATCGTGGGCGTGGTGCTGGGCTGCAACAACTACCAGGTCATCGACCTGGGGGTGATGGTCCCCTGCGAGCAGATCCTGGAGACCGCCGTGAAGGAAAGGGTCGATCTGATCGGGCTCTCGGGCCTGATCACGCCCAGCCTCGACGAGATGGTACACGTCGCCCGCGAGATGCAAAGGCAGAACATCCAGACGCCGCTGTTGATCGGCGGAGCGACCACCAGTGCCAAGCACACGGCCGTGAAGATCGCGCCGACCTACGAACGCCCCACGATTCACGTGCTCGACGCTTCGCGCAGCGTGGGCGTGGTCGAGCAACTGCTCAACCCCAAATCACGCGACCAGTTCGACAAGCGCAATCGGGCCGAACAGGCGCAGCTGGTCGAGAGCTATCAGCGGCGGCAACAAGTCCATCTGGTCTCGTACGAGGACGCTCGGCGGCAACCGTTCGTCACCGACTGGAAGAAAGTGCGCATCGATACGCCGTCGTTCCTGGGCGTGCGCGTCTTGCAGGATGTGCCGTTGGCGGACCTGGTTCCCTTTATCGACTGGTCGCCGTTCTTCCAGGCCTGGGAGCTGCGCGGCAAGTATCCGAAGATCTTCGACGACGCGACGGTCGGCATGGCGGCGCGTGAGCTGTTCGACGATGCGCAGCAACTACTGCACCGCATCGTCGATGAGCATCTGCTCGTGGCCCGCGGGGTGTACGGTTTCTGGCCGGCGGCCTCGCTGGGGGACGATATCGTCGTATACGCCAGCGATCAGCGCGACCGCGAGATCGCCCGATTTCACACCTTGCGCCAACAGTGGGAACGCAAGGGCCAAAAGGCGTTTTATGCCCTGTCCGATTTCGTCGCGCCCGTGGAAAGTGGTCGCAAGGACTACATCGGCGCGTTCGCCGTCACCGCCGGGCTGGGGACCGATGAATTGGTGCAGCGCTTCGAGGCGGCCCAGGATGACCATAGCGCGATTCTGGTGAAGTCGCTGGCCGACCGGTTGGCAGAAGCCTTTGCCGAGATGCTGCACCAGCGGGCCCGGCGCGATTGGGGTTTTGGCGGCGAAGAAAATCTGTCGAACGACGAACTGATCGACGAAAAGTATCGGGGCATTCGCCCGGCGCCAGGCTATCCGGCCTGCCCCGACCACACCGAGAAGCGCACGCTCTTTGACCTGTTGTCTGCTGAGCGCAATGCCCAGGTCACGCTGACCGAGAACTTTGCCATGTTTCCGGCGGCCAGCGTCAGCGGACTTTATTTCGGGCACCCCGAGGCGCGGTACTTCGCCGTCGATCGCATCACGCGCGAACAGGCCGAGGACTACGCCCGTCGCAAGGGGATGACCCTGGCCGAGGTCGAACGCTGGCTGGCGCCGAACCTGGGTTACGAACCGGGGTGA
- a CDS encoding MBL fold metallo-hydrolase, which produces MKLLCLGTTGYHPNDLRHTACFMLPEIGVVLDAGTGMYRVRDHLVTPHLHIFITHAHVDHIMGLTFLYDVLNDRPVSRANVYGEAEKLAAIREHLFSEPLFPVAPPCDFLPLDGPVTLPGGAKLTHFPVDHPGGAIGYRIDWSDRSMAYVTDTIANPTAAYVEKIRGVDLLVHECYFADDQTALADLTGHSHITPVAQVARAADVGRLLLVHLNPLIAAKDPVGLGEARAIFPAAELGVDHLAIDF; this is translated from the coding sequence ATGAAGCTGTTATGCTTGGGAACGACGGGCTATCACCCGAACGATTTGCGGCACACCGCCTGCTTCATGCTGCCGGAAATCGGCGTCGTCCTCGACGCGGGCACCGGGATGTACCGCGTGCGCGATCACCTCGTCACGCCGCATTTGCACATCTTCATCACGCACGCGCACGTCGATCACATCATGGGACTGACGTTCTTGTACGACGTGCTGAATGATCGGCCTGTTTCGCGCGCAAACGTTTACGGCGAGGCGGAGAAGCTGGCGGCTATTCGCGAACACTTATTCAGCGAACCGTTGTTTCCTGTTGCCCCACCGTGCGATTTTTTGCCGCTCGACGGGCCCGTCACGCTACCGGGCGGGGCGAAGCTCACTCATTTTCCGGTAGATCATCCGGGCGGGGCCATTGGCTACCGGATCGATTGGTCCGACCGGTCGATGGCCTACGTCACAGACACCATCGCCAACCCCACGGCCGCTTACGTTGAAAAAATCCGCGGCGTCGACCTGCTCGTACACGAGTGCTATTTTGCCGACGATCAGACGGCGCTGGCCGATCTGACCGGCCATAGCCACATCACGCCCGTGGCCCAAGTCGCCCGCGCGGCCGACGTCGGTCGACTGTTGCTGGTGCATCTGAACCCCTTGATCGCGGCGAAGGATCCCGTGGGGCTGGGCGAGGCACGGGCCATCTTTCCGGCGGCCGAACTGGGTGTCGATCACCTGGCAATCGACTTCTAA
- a CDS encoding DUF4185 domain-containing protein, with the protein MAVGCIALAAASTASAAERPLTEAVPDPAWDVVFDRADGWVGGDAIYSAPLPRGDVLWLFADTFLGQVRDGRRQPGVRMVNNTLARHAIPPLGQTPKPADVRFLWGSPTDADKPQAWIRPDPKLAAGPRSGPDDWYWVADATLLPGAQGRERLVVFLWRIARAGEGAFGFKMVGSALAIIDDAAADWTAWQPRQFAIPDAFPTTATREGGEPPEILWGSELYVDTPAGAEPMLYIFGYRQVPKQTNELIVARVPADKLEDMSQWRFRTADDWSERTADAAALATFLTTEFSVSRVGAGDDPRWVLVQSEPFLGARILARTAKSMFGPWSEAKPIYQVPNVDPQKKHFTYAAKAHPELSRPDELLVSYVVNSFDFGESATNANIYRPRFIRVPFSVLPEAPSAK; encoded by the coding sequence ATGGCAGTCGGTTGCATCGCTCTCGCCGCGGCAAGCACTGCCAGCGCGGCCGAAAGGCCGCTGACCGAAGCGGTACCTGACCCGGCTTGGGATGTCGTCTTCGACCGCGCAGATGGCTGGGTCGGCGGAGACGCGATTTATTCCGCCCCCTTGCCGCGCGGCGACGTGTTATGGTTGTTCGCCGATACCTTCCTCGGGCAAGTGCGCGACGGCCGTCGGCAGCCGGGCGTGCGGATGGTGAACAACACTCTCGCGCGGCACGCGATTCCACCCCTTGGCCAGACGCCCAAGCCTGCGGATGTAAGATTCTTGTGGGGTTCGCCCACCGACGCGGACAAACCGCAAGCCTGGATCCGCCCCGATCCGAAACTGGCGGCCGGTCCGCGCTCCGGGCCAGACGACTGGTATTGGGTTGCCGATGCCACGCTGCTGCCCGGTGCGCAAGGACGTGAGCGGCTCGTCGTGTTTCTGTGGCGGATCGCGCGGGCCGGGGAAGGCGCGTTCGGTTTCAAGATGGTCGGAAGCGCCTTGGCCATCATCGACGATGCCGCCGCGGATTGGACCGCCTGGCAGCCGCGGCAGTTCGCGATTCCCGATGCATTTCCAACAACGGCCACCAGGGAAGGAGGGGAACCTCCCGAAATCCTGTGGGGCTCCGAACTGTACGTTGACACGCCCGCCGGTGCCGAGCCGATGCTGTACATCTTTGGCTACCGGCAGGTGCCCAAGCAGACGAACGAGCTGATCGTCGCGCGGGTGCCCGCCGACAAGCTTGAAGATATGTCGCAGTGGCGATTTCGCACCGCCGATGACTGGAGCGAACGAACGGCGGACGCGGCGGCGCTGGCAACGTTTTTAACCACCGAATTTTCCGTGTCGCGGGTCGGCGCCGGCGACGACCCGCGGTGGGTGCTCGTGCAGAGCGAGCCTTTTCTTGGCGCGCGTATTCTCGCGCGCACCGCGAAGTCGATGTTCGGGCCCTGGTCCGAGGCCAAGCCGATCTACCAGGTACCAAATGTCGACCCGCAGAAAAAGCACTTCACCTACGCGGCCAAGGCGCATCCGGAGCTGAGCCGGCCCGATGAACTGCTGGTGAGCTACGTGGTGAACTCGTTCGACTTCGGCGAATCGGCGACGAATGCTAACATCTATCGGCCGCGCTTCATACGCGTGCCGTTCAGTGTGCTCCCGGAAGCGCCGTCAGCAAAATAG
- a CDS encoding AAA family ATPase, giving the protein MYEAYWQLQQKPFAVKCDARSYYPTETHQGALLKLRYAIENRCGAALLIGPSGCGKTLLVRLLAEQLPETFRPAVHLVFPQMPAGDLLAYLAAELGATSERESAAASLDVSVRRIQHRLAEIAAQGRHAVLAVDEAHLIEGSRSFEALRLLLNFEAEAGPAMTLLLVGQTALAPMLSRMPQWDERLSVKCLLRAFTVEETMAYVQHRLAVAGSDRTIFEPTAIEALHEVSHGIPRQINRLCDLALLVGFAEELRSIGPAQIEAVSQDLVTVSAS; this is encoded by the coding sequence ATGTACGAAGCATACTGGCAATTGCAGCAGAAGCCGTTCGCCGTCAAGTGTGACGCTCGGTCCTATTACCCGACCGAGACGCATCAAGGCGCGCTACTCAAGCTGCGCTACGCCATCGAGAACCGCTGCGGCGCGGCTCTCTTGATCGGACCATCCGGGTGCGGAAAGACATTGCTCGTGCGTTTGCTCGCCGAGCAATTGCCCGAGACGTTTCGCCCGGCGGTACACCTGGTGTTTCCGCAGATGCCGGCCGGAGACTTGCTGGCCTACCTGGCGGCTGAGTTAGGCGCCACGAGTGAGCGTGAAAGCGCCGCGGCATCGCTTGATGTCAGCGTGCGCCGCATCCAGCATCGTTTGGCTGAAATCGCGGCCCAGGGGCGACACGCGGTCTTGGCCGTCGACGAGGCCCACCTGATCGAAGGCAGCCGCAGCTTCGAGGCGTTGCGCCTGCTCTTGAACTTCGAGGCCGAGGCGGGCCCCGCCATGACGCTCTTATTGGTCGGGCAAACGGCGCTGGCGCCCATGCTGTCGCGGATGCCGCAATGGGACGAGCGGCTGAGTGTAAAATGCCTGCTCCGCGCCTTCACGGTCGAGGAAACGATGGCCTACGTGCAGCACCGCCTGGCCGTGGCCGGGAGTGATCGCACCATCTTCGAGCCGACCGCCATCGAAGCGCTGCACGAGGTGTCGCACGGCATCCCGCGACAGATCAATCGGCTGTGCGACCTGGCCCTGCTGGTCGGCTTTGCCGAAGAGCTGCGGTCGATCGGGCCGGCGCAGATCGAGGCCGTCAGCCAAGACCTGGTCACGGTCTCGGCCAGCTAG
- a CDS encoding glycosyltransferase family 2 protein encodes MPKLSILIAAHDETLLEASLVSVLQSRPADCEVVVVHDESYQDPYDLAGEVRFVATSRASEELARLNLGLAHCRGSVIHVLRSGAEVTDGWTQAALAHFADPTVAAVAPLVMTPDGQQIASSGVAYHPGGKRIARGQAQSAQSVPGATETVLGPTLDAAFYRAGALNLLRDAFCLEVGSEMADVDLALRLSRAGYRAIFEPASRVVAPRPARTNPLVEAWLAERLYWRHAKHFGMARSLAAHAAVVGREFTLCLVRPLRVGCVLGRAAAFFEHALTRRAPQTADRPQPPPTPRTDLRLDPAVDGGISLRRRSRQRTPEVV; translated from the coding sequence GTGCCGAAACTCTCGATTCTCATCGCGGCGCACGACGAAACGCTCCTGGAAGCCAGCCTGGTCTCGGTCTTACAAAGCCGGCCAGCCGACTGCGAGGTCGTCGTCGTTCACGACGAAAGCTACCAGGATCCCTACGATCTGGCGGGCGAGGTCCGCTTCGTAGCAACCTCCCGCGCGAGCGAAGAGCTGGCGCGATTGAACCTGGGGCTCGCGCATTGTCGCGGTTCGGTGATCCACGTCCTGCGCAGCGGCGCCGAAGTGACCGACGGCTGGACGCAGGCGGCGCTTGCGCATTTCGCCGATCCAACCGTTGCGGCAGTCGCTCCGCTGGTCATGACGCCGGACGGGCAGCAAATTGCCTCGTCAGGTGTTGCGTACCATCCCGGCGGAAAGCGCATAGCCCGAGGCCAGGCCCAATCGGCGCAGAGCGTGCCTGGCGCTACCGAGACCGTGCTGGGACCGACGCTGGATGCCGCCTTTTACCGCGCGGGCGCGCTGAACTTGCTGCGCGATGCGTTTTGCTTAGAGGTAGGCAGCGAGATGGCCGACGTCGACCTGGCGCTGCGGTTGTCTCGCGCCGGCTATCGCGCGATTTTCGAGCCGGCGTCGCGCGTCGTCGCTCCCCGGCCGGCGCGGACCAATCCGCTGGTTGAAGCCTGGCTCGCCGAGCGACTTTACTGGAGACACGCGAAGCACTTTGGAATGGCTCGTTCGCTGGCCGCACATGCGGCCGTCGTTGGCCGGGAGTTTACCCTGTGTCTCGTCCGGCCGCTGCGAGTCGGTTGCGTCTTGGGTCGAGCCGCCGCCTTCTTCGAGCACGCGCTCACGCGCCGTGCCCCTCAAACGGCAGATCGTCCGCAACCGCCACCGACACCGCGTACCGATTTGCGCCTGGATCCGGCGGTCGACGGCGGGATCTCTCTCCGCCGCCGTAGCCGACAGCGCACTCCTGAAGTGGTTTAG